GCCTTCAGGGCCATACAACATGGGCAAAACCTGCTTACTGGTTCGTTCGGACGGCACGCTGAACGCATTACCGTCGGCATCGACCATATGCTGATCATTCCACCGCGCAATCGGCACGTATTCAACCAGATGAATCTTCAATTCGTCTGGCCACTGCTTTCTGACGCTTGCCTGCTTTATCCAGGGCAGACGCTCAATCTGACTCTGAATAATATTGACGTCCTGCGTCATGAAGGTGCCGGGTGCTCCCAGCGCCAGAATAGACTGACGAATATCATCATTGCGGGTGTAATGACGATCGCCCGTCACCACCAGCTTCGACAACGGCAAGCGTTGTGCATCATCCATCCAACCCAAAACCACCCAGCCGCTAACAAACACGGTGCACAGCACCGCCAGCAGGAACAAAATCCCTGCAAGACGCGTTCCATTGTTGCGGCGGGAGGTGGTTACAGCCTCCGCTTCGCGGTTTCGCGTGTTCAGCGCAGCCTGTGACATATCACTCCGCCAGATCCAGAATGCGAACAACAAGTTGCGAGAAGCTCAAACCCGCCTGGCGAGCAGCCATCGGCACCAGGCTGTGGCTCGTCATCCCTGGCGAGGTGTTCGCTTCCAACAAATAAAACTGACCGTCGCTATCCAGCATGGCATCAATTCGTCCCCAGCCACGGCAACCTAAAAGACGCCAGGCTTTCACTACCAGGGACTGTAATGCCGCCTCTCGCTCCACTTCCAGACCTGATGGGCAGAAATATTTTGTCTCATCAGAGAGATACTTTGCCTCATAATCATAGAAGATTCCCGCTGGCTGGATACGAATCGACGGTAAAATTTCGTTCCCAAGTATCGCCACGGTAAATTCCGGGCCACTTAGCCATTTTTCGATCAGAACTTCATCATCATGTTGAAATGCAAGCGCTAATGCCGCATGCAGATCCTCACTTTTATCGACCTTCGACATTCCAACGCTGGAGCCTTCACGGCTGGGCTTGACAATAACAGGTAACCCCAGTCCATCAATGCGTTGAATATCATCAAAACTTAGGCCTGATTCAAACTCACTGCGTTCGAGCGCGACCCATGGCGCAACCGGTAATCCGGCACCCTGCCACAACAATTTGCTGCGCAGTTTATCCATGGAAAGAGCGGATGCCATAACACCGCTGCCGGTATATGGCATATCGGTCAGTTCAAGCAGCCCCTGCAGGGTGCCGTCTTCGCCGCCACGACCATGTAACGCAATAAAAGCTTTACTAAAACCCATCTCTTTCAGGCGGGTGACATCCACATCACGCGGATCCACACCGTGCGCATCCACTCCGCCTTCCCGCAAACCCACCAGCACCGCTGCACCGGAATTAAGCGAAACTTCACGCTCGGCGGAGGTTCCGCCCAGCAGAACCGCTACTTTCTCAGCCACGGCGCTCCTCCTCTGTGCTCTGCGGTTTCAGTTTGCACTCGGCCAGGCTGCGGGCAATCTTGCCAATATTCCCAGCGCCCTGAATCAGGATCAGGTCATTACCGGTCAGTACCGGCGCCAGCATCGTCGCGACCTGTGCCGGATCGGACACGAGGATCGGATCAATTTTGCCGCGTCCGCGAATAGTACGGCACAGCGAACGGCTGTCAGCGCCCGGGATAGGCGCTTCACCAGCCGGATAAACCTCCAGCATCAGCAAAGAATCAACCTGCGTCAGCACATTGGCGAAATCATCGTACAAGTCGCGGGTACGCGTAAAACGGTGCGGCTGAAACAGCATGACCAGGTTTTTATCCGGCCAGCCCGCGCGCGCTGCTTTAATGGTGGCATCCACTTCTGTCGGGTGATGACCATAGTCATCCACCAGCATGGCGGTACCGTTTTTGCCATTCACCGCTTCCAGCGGGAATTCACCTAGGAAATCAAAACGGCGCCCGGTACCCTGGAAGCTTTCCAGTGCGCGAAGGATCGCTTCATCTTCGATCCCCTCTTCTGTCGCTACTGCTACCGCCGCCGCCGCGTTCAGCGCATTGTGGCGGCCTGGCGCATTCAGCGTGACACGCAGTTCCGGTTTATCCTGGCGCACCAAAGTGAAGTGCCCCTGCGGCCCGACCTGGCGGTAATTTTCTACCCGAACATCAGCATCATCGCTAAATCCGTACGTAGTCGTCTGACGTCCCACGCGCGGTAGCAATTCGCGGATAACCGGATCGTCCACACACATTACCGCACGGCCATAGAACGGCAGGTTGTGCAGGAAGTTGATAAACGTCGTTTTTAAATTTTCGAAGTCGCCCTGGTAGGTATCCATATGATCGGCTTCGATATTGGTGACAATCGCCACCATCGGTTGCAGATGCAGGAAGGAGGCGTCGCTCTCATCGGCTTCTGCAATCAGATAACGGCTGTGACCCAGGCGCGCATGCACCCCAGCGGCTTTCACCAGCCCACCGTTAACAAAAGTCGGGTCCAGCCCGGCTTCCGCATAAATACTGGCCACCATGGCAGTCGTAGTCGTTTTGCCATGGGTACCGGCAATTGCGATGCCATGACGGAAACGCATTAATTCAGCCAGCATCTCCGCACGGCGGATAACCGGAATACGCGCTTCATGCGCCGCGACAATTTCCGGGTTATCGGCGGAAATGGCGCTGGAGACCACAACAACACTGGCATCGCTCACATTTTCCGGGCGATGATTGAAATAAATAGTGGCGCCAAGTGCCGCCAGCTGCTGCGTCACAGGATTTGGCGCCAGGTCGGAACCGCTAATCTGGTAGCCTTCATTGGCCAGCACTTCGGCAATACCGCCCATGCCAGCACCGCCAATGCCGACAAAGTGAATGTGCCGGACACGTCGCATCTCGGGCACTATTGAACGCAGTTTCGCCAGTTCTTGTGTATTCATTCTCTAAACGCCATCGACTACTTAAATTTGCGCGACGCCAACGCGCCGCCAGTATTTACGCCTGAGCTGCCAGGCTGACTTCATTCGCCACGCGCTCGGTGGCATCCGGGATGGCCGCCGCGCGCGCGCGTTCCGCCATCTCCAGCAATGCTTCGCGATCCCAGCCCGCCAGCGTCGCGGCTACCGCATCAACGGTGAACTGCGGCTGTTCGAGGATCTTCGCGGCACCCGCTTTTTCCAGCGGTAATGCATTCCAGTACTGCTGACGATCTTTGTGCTGGAAAGGCACAAACAGCGCCGGTAAACCTGCGGCTGCGATTTCGCTGACCGTCAGTGCGCCTGACCGACACACCACTACATCCGCCCACGCGTAGGCTTTCGCCATATCGTCAATAAATTCCGTCACTTTATGCTGCGGTTCGCCCGCAGCAGCATACGCCTGCTCAACATCCTGCTGCGCACCTTTGCCGCTCTGATGCCAGATGGTCACAGCATTGCCCAGCTTCGCCGCGACCTGCGGCATTGTCTGGTTCAACACGCGCGCGCCCTGAGAGCCGCCAACAACCAGCACACGAACCGGCCCTTCACGACCAGGTAAACGCTCCTGCGGTAGTGGCAGTTCCAGCACATCAACACGCACCGGATTTCCAACGACTTCCGCTTTTGGAAAAGCGCCGGGAAACGCCTGCATCACTTTGGTAGCGATTTTCGCCAGCCATTTATTGGTTAAACCAGCAATTCCATTCTGCTCATGGAGCACTACCGGAATACCGAGTGACCAGGCAGCCAGCCCGCCAGGACCAGAGACATAACCGCCCATCCCCAGCACCACATCCGGTTTAAAGCGCTGCATAATGGCGCGAGCCTGTCGCCAGGCGTTAAAAATACGTACCGGGGCCAGCAACTGCGCTTTGATCCCTTTGCCACGCAGGCCGGAGATACGGATAAAATCGATCTCGATGCCGTGTTTGGGCACCAGATCGGCCTCCATGCGATCGGCGGTTCCGAGCCAGCGCACTTGCCAGCCCTGATCCATCAAATGGTGCGCAACTGCAAGCCCGGGGAAGACATGCCCGCCGGTACCGCCCGCCATCACCATTAACCGCTTTGGTTGACCACTCATCACAAACCTCGTGTAAACGCCTGGGCTTTTTCCAGACGCGTTTCATAATCGATGCGTAGCAGCAGCGTAATCGCCACTGACATAATCAGTAAGCTGGAACCACCGTAACTGATAAGCGGCAGAGTCAGCCCTTTGGTCGGCAGCATGCCTGCCGCCGCACCAACGTTAACCAGCGCCTGGAAGCTAAACCAGATACCAATCGAGCAGGCCAGGAAACCAGAGAAACGATGATCGATTTCCAGCGCTTTTCGCCCGATGGACATGGCGCGGAAAGCGACGAAGAATACCATTAAAAGCGCCGCTACCACACCGATATAACCGAGTTCCTCCCCGATAATGGAGAAGATAAAGTCGGTATGTGCTTCAGGCAGATACTCCAGCTTCTGTATGGAATTTCCAAGCCCCTGCCCCCACAGCTCACCGCGACCAAATGCCATCAGCGACTGCGTTAACTGGTAACCGCTACCGAAGGGATCTTCCCACGGGTTCCAGAAAGAGGTTACGCGGCGAATACGATACGGTTCGGCGAGGATCAGCAGCACAACCGCTGAAATCCCCATACCGATGATGGCAATGAACTGCCACAGTTTTGCCCCGGCGAGGAACAACATCGCCAGCGTAGTGATAAACAGCACCACCACCGTACCGAGATCCGGCTGCGCCAGCAGCAGAACCGCCAGCACCAGAATCACGCCCATCGGTTTGAGGAAGCCGCGCAGGTTATTACGCACTTCATCCACCTTACGTACCAGGTAGTTAGCCAGGTAACAGAACAGCGACAACTTGGTGAACTCTGCTGGCTGGAAGCGCATGACGCCGAGGTCGATCCAGCGAGAGGCCCCGTTGATCGAGCTACCAACCACCAGTACCACCAGCAGCATAATGATCGCGGCAATCAACATCGCCGAGCTGTATTTCTGCCAGAAATCCATCGGCAAACGCAGCGTGATCATCGACATACAAAACGCCAGGAACAGATACAGCGCATGACGTTTAGCAAAGAAGAAAGGATCGTCCGTCAGGCGTTGCCCTACCGGCATCGACGCCGAGGTCACCATAATGAAACCGATCGCCGCCAGGCCCAGCGTCAACCACAACAGCGTGCGGTCGTACATCACCAGGCTGTCGGAATCTTTTTGCCGTGATCCCATAACCCAACCTTTCAATGCCGCAAACAACCATGCCAGGAGGCTAAATCCTGGCAGGCGCGGCATTCTCGGGCGTGGGAGCGTTAAACGCATCAGCCTAACTCCTGCGCCAGACGGGTAAAGACATCACCCCGTTGTTCGAAATTCTTAAACTGATCGAGGCTGGCGCAGGCTGGCGACAACAGCACCATGTCGCCCGGCTGCACACGCGTGGCGATCAGACGCATTGCCTCTTCCATCGTTTCAACCCGATCGGCGATTTCCGGACGTAAATCCGCCAACTCGCCACCATCGCGGCCAAAGCAATAAAGACGAATACGATCGCCGCCGAGATAGCGCTTCAGTGGTGAGAAATCGGCTGACTTACCGTGCCCGCCCAACAGCAGATGCAGCGTACCGTCAACCTGCAAGCCGTTCAGCGCCGCCTCTGTACTGCCGACGTTGGTCGCTTTCGAGTCGTTGATCCAACGCACCCCGTTATGATCCAGCGCCAACTGGAAGCGGTGTGCCAGCCCGGTGAAGGTTGTCAGCGCCTTCAGGCTGCTTGCCCGCGGTAAACCAGCGGCATCCGCCAGCGCCAGCGCTGCCAGCGCGTTGGTATAGTTGTGCTGGCCACTCAGCTTCATCTCTTTAACATTCAGAACCTTTTCACCTTTTACACGCAGCCAGGTTTCCCCCTGCTGGCGGTTCAGGTGATAGTCGCCGACGTCAACGCCGAAGCTCACGCAACGTTCATCGGCGCCCCGCACCGGCATGGTCAGCGCGTCGTCCGCGTTGACCACACATACTTTCGCATTTTCGTAAACGCGCAGTTTTGCGGCACGGTACTGTTGCAGCCCGAACGGGTAGCGATCCATATGATCTTCCGTCACGTTCAGGATGGTTGCCGCCGCAGCGTGCAGGCTGAAAGTGGTTTCCAGTTGGAAACTGGAAAGCTCCAGCACATAGAGTTCGCGGGCTTCATCAAGCAGCATTAGTGCAGGCAGGCCGATATTGCCGCCAACGCCCACATTAACGCCTGCCGCTTCTGCCATTTCACCCACCAGTTTGGTGACGGTGCTTTTACCGTTTGAACCGGTAATCGCAATGACTGGCGCTTGCGCTTCGCGGCAGAAGAGTTCGATATCGCCGACGATCTCAACGCCAGCATCGGCTGCCGCGCTCAGAGAAGGATGCGCCAGTGCGATGCCAGGGCTTGCGACAATCAGGTCAGCCGCCAGCAACCAGTCATCATTGAGACTACCAAGATGGCGCTCTACCGTCTCCGGCAGCTTATCCAGCCCCGGTGGCGAAACGCGCGTGTCCATAACGCGTGGCGTCACGCCGCGCGCGAGGAAAAAGTCAACGCAGGAAAGACCTGTCAGACCCAGACCGATAATGACGACTTTTTTACCCTGGTAATCTGCCATGATTAACGTACCTTCAGCGTTGCCAGGCCAATCAGCACCAGCATCAGCGAAATAATCCAGAAGCGCACGATCACGCGCGGTTCCGGCCAGCCTTTCAGTTCATAGTGATGGTGAATCGGCGCCATGCGGAAAATACGCTGACCGCGCAATTTAAACGACCCCACCTGCAAAATCACCGACAGAGTTTCCACCACGAACACCCCGCCCATAATCACCAGCAAGAACTCCTGGCGCAGCAGCACGGCAATAATTCCCAACGCGCCGCCGAGAGCCAGTGAACCCACATCCCCCATGAAAACCTGCGCCGGATAGGTGTTGAACCACAAAAAGCCCAGCCCGGCACCGACAATCGCCGTGCAGACGATCACCAGCTCGCCCGCGTGACGCAGATAAGGGATATGCAGGTAGTTAGCAAAATTCATGTTACCGGTAGCCCAGGCCACCAGCGCAAAGCCCGCGGCGACAAACACCGTCGGCATAATTGCCAGACCGTCAAGACCGTCCGTCAAGTTAACGGCGTTGCCGGTGCCGACAATCACAAAGTAAGCCAGCAGAATGTAGAAAAGGCCCAGTTGCGGCATCACATCTTTAAAGAACGGCACCACCAGCTCTGTCGCTGGCGTATCTTTCCCCGCCAGGTAAAGCGCAAACGCAACGCCC
The Kosakonia oryzae genome window above contains:
- a CDS encoding D-alanine--D-alanine ligase, producing the protein MAEKVAVLLGGTSAEREVSLNSGAAVLVGLREGGVDAHGVDPRDVDVTRLKEMGFSKAFIALHGRGGEDGTLQGLLELTDMPYTGSGVMASALSMDKLRSKLLWQGAGLPVAPWVALERSEFESGLSFDDIQRIDGLGLPVIVKPSREGSSVGMSKVDKSEDLHAALALAFQHDDEVLIEKWLSGPEFTVAILGNEILPSIRIQPAGIFYDYEAKYLSDETKYFCPSGLEVEREAALQSLVVKAWRLLGCRGWGRIDAMLDSDGQFYLLEANTSPGMTSHSLVPMAARQAGLSFSQLVVRILDLAE
- the ftsQ gene encoding cell division protein FtsQ: MSQAALNTRNREAEAVTTSRRNNGTRLAGILFLLAVLCTVFVSGWVVLGWMDDAQRLPLSKLVVTGDRHYTRNDDIRQSILALGAPGTFMTQDVNIIQSQIERLPWIKQASVRKQWPDELKIHLVEYVPIARWNDQHMVDADGNAFSVPSERTSKQVLPMLYGPEGSESEVLQGYRDMGQLLAKDKFTLKEAAMTARRSWQVTLTNDIRLNLGRGDTMKRLARFVELYPVLLQQAQTDGKAISYVDLRYDSGAAVGWKAAPVQEPNQQQNQAQQNQAQAEQQ
- the murG gene encoding undecaprenyldiphospho-muramoylpentapeptide beta-N-acetylglucosaminyltransferase, translating into MSGQPKRLMVMAGGTGGHVFPGLAVAHHLMDQGWQVRWLGTADRMEADLVPKHGIEIDFIRISGLRGKGIKAQLLAPVRIFNAWRQARAIMQRFKPDVVLGMGGYVSGPGGLAAWSLGIPVVLHEQNGIAGLTNKWLAKIATKVMQAFPGAFPKAEVVGNPVRVDVLELPLPQERLPGREGPVRVLVVGGSQGARVLNQTMPQVAAKLGNAVTIWHQSGKGAQQDVEQAYAAAGEPQHKVTEFIDDMAKAYAWADVVVCRSGALTVSEIAAAGLPALFVPFQHKDRQQYWNALPLEKAGAAKILEQPQFTVDAVAATLAGWDREALLEMAERARAAAIPDATERVANEVSLAAQA
- the mraY gene encoding phospho-N-acetylmuramoyl-pentapeptide-transferase, which codes for MLVWLAEHLVKYYSGFNVFSYLTFRAIVSLLTALFISLWMGPRMIARLQKLSFGQVVRNDGPESHFSKRGTPTMGGIMILTAIVVSVLLWAYPSNPYVWCVLVVLVGYGAIGFVDDYRKVVRKDTKGLIARWKYFWMSLIALGVAFALYLAGKDTPATELVVPFFKDVMPQLGLFYILLAYFVIVGTGNAVNLTDGLDGLAIMPTVFVAAGFALVAWATGNMNFANYLHIPYLRHAGELVIVCTAIVGAGLGFLWFNTYPAQVFMGDVGSLALGGALGIIAVLLRQEFLLVIMGGVFVVETLSVILQVGSFKLRGQRIFRMAPIHHHYELKGWPEPRVIVRFWIISLMLVLIGLATLKVR
- the murC gene encoding UDP-N-acetylmuramate--L-alanine ligase; translated protein: MNTQELAKLRSIVPEMRRVRHIHFVGIGGAGMGGIAEVLANEGYQISGSDLAPNPVTQQLAALGATIYFNHRPENVSDASVVVVSSAISADNPEIVAAHEARIPVIRRAEMLAELMRFRHGIAIAGTHGKTTTTAMVASIYAEAGLDPTFVNGGLVKAAGVHARLGHSRYLIAEADESDASFLHLQPMVAIVTNIEADHMDTYQGDFENLKTTFINFLHNLPFYGRAVMCVDDPVIRELLPRVGRQTTTYGFSDDADVRVENYRQVGPQGHFTLVRQDKPELRVTLNAPGRHNALNAAAAVAVATEEGIEDEAILRALESFQGTGRRFDFLGEFPLEAVNGKNGTAMLVDDYGHHPTEVDATIKAARAGWPDKNLVMLFQPHRFTRTRDLYDDFANVLTQVDSLLMLEVYPAGEAPIPGADSRSLCRTIRGRGKIDPILVSDPAQVATMLAPVLTGNDLILIQGAGNIGKIARSLAECKLKPQSTEEERRG
- the ftsW gene encoding cell division protein FtsW, whose product is MRLTLPRPRMPRLPGFSLLAWLFAALKGWVMGSRQKDSDSLVMYDRTLLWLTLGLAAIGFIMVTSASMPVGQRLTDDPFFFAKRHALYLFLAFCMSMITLRLPMDFWQKYSSAMLIAAIIMLLVVLVVGSSINGASRWIDLGVMRFQPAEFTKLSLFCYLANYLVRKVDEVRNNLRGFLKPMGVILVLAVLLLAQPDLGTVVVLFITTLAMLFLAGAKLWQFIAIIGMGISAVVLLILAEPYRIRRVTSFWNPWEDPFGSGYQLTQSLMAFGRGELWGQGLGNSIQKLEYLPEAHTDFIFSIIGEELGYIGVVAALLMVFFVAFRAMSIGRKALEIDHRFSGFLACSIGIWFSFQALVNVGAAAGMLPTKGLTLPLISYGGSSLLIMSVAITLLLRIDYETRLEKAQAFTRGL
- the murD gene encoding UDP-N-acetylmuramoyl-L-alanine--D-glutamate ligase, producing MADYQGKKVVIIGLGLTGLSCVDFFLARGVTPRVMDTRVSPPGLDKLPETVERHLGSLNDDWLLAADLIVASPGIALAHPSLSAAADAGVEIVGDIELFCREAQAPVIAITGSNGKSTVTKLVGEMAEAAGVNVGVGGNIGLPALMLLDEARELYVLELSSFQLETTFSLHAAAATILNVTEDHMDRYPFGLQQYRAAKLRVYENAKVCVVNADDALTMPVRGADERCVSFGVDVGDYHLNRQQGETWLRVKGEKVLNVKEMKLSGQHNYTNALAALALADAAGLPRASSLKALTTFTGLAHRFQLALDHNGVRWINDSKATNVGSTEAALNGLQVDGTLHLLLGGHGKSADFSPLKRYLGGDRIRLYCFGRDGGELADLRPEIADRVETMEEAMRLIATRVQPGDMVLLSPACASLDQFKNFEQRGDVFTRLAQELG